A single region of the Jatrophihabitans sp. GAS493 genome encodes:
- a CDS encoding limonene-1,2-epoxide hydrolase family protein, translated as MTADPATSTTAIAVVQSFLDALERSDVDAALGLVADDLEYINVSLPTVHGRAALARLARLLLRPGRMSFAVRVHHIAADGSVVLTDRYDELTFGRLHIRFWVYGRFVVADGQIAVWRDSFDWVDFTIGTLRGLVGIAVPAAARRIP; from the coding sequence GTGACCGCTGATCCGGCAACCAGCACGACGGCGATCGCTGTCGTCCAATCCTTCCTGGACGCGCTGGAACGCAGCGACGTAGACGCGGCGCTTGGCCTGGTCGCCGACGATCTCGAGTACATCAACGTCTCGCTGCCCACCGTGCATGGACGGGCTGCCTTGGCTCGGCTGGCGCGACTCCTGCTGCGGCCGGGGCGGATGAGTTTCGCGGTGCGTGTGCATCACATCGCGGCCGACGGAAGTGTCGTGTTGACCGACCGTTACGACGAACTGACCTTTGGGCGGCTGCACATCCGGTTCTGGGTCTATGGCCGCTTCGTGGTGGCCGACGGGCAGATCGCGGTGTGGCGGGACTCCTTCGACTGGGTGGATTTCACGATCGGCACGCTGCGGGGACTGGTCGGTATCGCGGTCCCGGCGGCCGCCCGCAGAATCCCCTAG
- the ccsB gene encoding c-type cytochrome biogenesis protein CcsB, whose amino-acid sequence MAVNEHYASLSNVLFTTAIATYSVAMILYAAEYAFGRRGRVASTTPNVMAARSLVGADSSGAGSAGGTPAARGISVVVPPENSITASGVRHGSAGDRFGQLAVLVTILGAMLHACSVILRGVAADRIPWGNMYEFATLAGLIAVLAFLAVLARAPQIRYLGLFVMLPVILVMFLAGTVWYAKDAPLVPALQSYWLAIHVTLAATSEGILLTSAVLTSLFLIRNRYDKLAAAHALSDATEPMKVRFPVSLGARMPAPETLDRVAYRTVAFAFPLYTCGVIAGAIWAEAAWGRYWGWDPKETWAFIAWVIYACYLHARATAGWKGSRAAWINLLGFGAMTFNFFVVNVVISGLHSYAGLN is encoded by the coding sequence GTGGCGGTCAACGAACACTACGCAAGCCTGTCGAACGTGCTATTCACGACGGCGATCGCCACCTACTCCGTGGCGATGATCCTGTATGCCGCCGAGTACGCCTTCGGCCGACGTGGACGGGTCGCCTCGACCACGCCGAATGTGATGGCCGCCCGCAGCCTGGTCGGTGCCGACTCCAGCGGTGCGGGGAGTGCCGGCGGGACACCAGCTGCTCGCGGTATCTCGGTCGTCGTGCCGCCGGAGAACTCGATCACCGCCTCGGGAGTGCGGCACGGCTCCGCCGGTGACCGGTTCGGGCAGCTCGCGGTGCTGGTCACCATCCTCGGGGCGATGCTGCATGCCTGCTCGGTGATCCTGCGCGGAGTGGCCGCGGACCGGATCCCGTGGGGCAACATGTACGAGTTCGCCACCCTGGCCGGGCTCATCGCGGTGCTCGCCTTCCTGGCTGTGCTTGCTCGTGCCCCGCAGATCCGCTACCTCGGCCTCTTCGTGATGCTGCCGGTGATCCTGGTGATGTTCCTGGCCGGCACCGTCTGGTACGCCAAGGACGCCCCGCTGGTGCCGGCCCTGCAGTCGTACTGGCTGGCCATCCACGTCACCCTCGCCGCGACATCCGAGGGAATCCTGCTGACCAGTGCGGTGCTCACCAGCCTCTTCCTGATCCGCAATCGCTACGACAAGCTGGCCGCGGCTCACGCCCTCAGCGATGCGACAGAGCCGATGAAGGTGCGCTTTCCGGTCTCCCTCGGTGCCCGGATGCCGGCTCCCGAGACCCTCGATCGAGTCGCCTACCGTACGGTCGCCTTCGCCTTCCCGCTCTACACCTGCGGCGTCATCGCCGGAGCGATCTGGGCCGAGGCGGCCTGGGGTCGCTACTGGGGCTGGGACCCGAAGGAGACCTGGGCCTTCATCGCCTGGGTCATCTACGCCTGCTACCTGCACGCCCGGGCCACCGCGGGGTGGAAGGGTTCGCGTGCGGCCTGGATCAACCTGCTCGGCTTCGGAGCGATGACCTTCAACTTCTTCGTGGTGAACGTCGTCATCTCCGGCCTGCACTCCTACGCCGGTCTGAACTAG
- a CDS encoding ArnT family glycosyltransferase: protein MRGTGASAKVGTSSPRPSGRLRDRFNPRRHAALITLLAGTALLYLWGLSKSGWANEFYAAAAQSGSKSITAFLFGSLDQSNFITVDKPPAALWVMDISVKLFGVNSWSLLVPQALEGVAAVGLLYAAVSRVCGRRAGLLAGAVLACTPVATLMFRFNNPDALLVLLMTAAAYATVRAIEKASLRWLLLVGSLIGFAFLTKMLQGLLVVPGFAAAYLVVAPTSLRRRVLHLLAAAGALVMSAGWWIVLVQLWPSGSRPYIGGTNTNSILELTFGYNGIGRLTGSSNNGSVSGTGTGFSSSETGLTRLFGSEMGTQISWLIPAALLSLAAVGYLTARRRRTDLLRGSLILWGGWLLVTGLVLSFASGIIHPYYTVALSPSIAALVGIGVTTLWRTRRLEFSRWALTAVIAAGAWWTFELLGRASWNPWLRWIVLLAGAVAVAGIFVPRSLLARPGLVVAPAVAVALLAGPLAYSIQTASTSHTGAIPSAGPSSNTGFGGGFGGGRPGGGFGGAGGAGNAGGTGGTGGTGFGGQNGGAAGGGFGGRGIGGGTGGGMGGGLGGATTVSSALTSALKTNAADYKWAAATTGDNEAASLELASGEAVMALGGYNGTDPAITLSAFKQLVATGQVHYYVADSSGFIGSTDKSTSTAYAIQQWVTSTYTATTVGGTTVYDLSPTS, encoded by the coding sequence CTGAGAGGGACGGGAGCCTCGGCGAAGGTGGGCACATCGTCGCCGAGGCCCTCCGGCCGGCTCCGCGACCGGTTCAACCCGCGGCGGCACGCCGCGCTGATCACCCTGCTCGCGGGTACCGCACTGCTCTACCTCTGGGGGCTGTCGAAGTCGGGCTGGGCCAACGAGTTCTACGCCGCGGCCGCCCAGTCGGGCAGCAAGAGCATCACCGCGTTCCTCTTCGGCTCGCTGGACCAATCCAACTTCATCACCGTCGACAAGCCCCCGGCCGCCCTCTGGGTCATGGACATCTCGGTGAAGCTCTTCGGCGTCAACTCCTGGTCGCTGCTGGTTCCCCAGGCGCTGGAGGGAGTGGCCGCGGTCGGGCTGCTCTACGCGGCAGTGAGCCGGGTCTGCGGGCGTAGGGCCGGGCTGTTGGCCGGCGCCGTACTGGCCTGCACCCCGGTGGCCACCCTGATGTTCCGCTTCAACAACCCCGACGCCCTGCTCGTCCTGCTGATGACGGCGGCCGCCTATGCAACCGTGCGAGCCATCGAGAAGGCCAGCCTGCGCTGGTTACTGCTGGTGGGGTCGCTTATCGGTTTCGCGTTCCTGACCAAGATGCTCCAAGGATTACTGGTCGTTCCGGGCTTCGCCGCCGCCTATCTGGTGGTCGCCCCGACATCGCTGCGGCGCCGTGTGCTGCACTTGCTGGCCGCCGCCGGGGCGCTGGTCATGTCAGCCGGTTGGTGGATCGTCCTGGTCCAACTCTGGCCGTCGGGGTCGCGTCCCTACATCGGTGGTACCAACACCAACTCGATCCTGGAACTCACCTTCGGCTACAACGGCATCGGCCGGCTCACCGGATCGAGCAACAACGGCAGCGTGAGCGGAACCGGTACCGGCTTCTCATCCAGCGAGACCGGTCTGACCCGCCTCTTCGGCTCGGAGATGGGGACGCAGATCAGCTGGCTCATCCCGGCCGCCCTGCTCAGCCTGGCCGCCGTCGGCTACCTCACCGCTCGACGCCGGCGCACCGACCTGCTCCGGGGCAGTCTCATCCTCTGGGGCGGCTGGCTGCTGGTCACCGGCCTGGTGCTCAGCTTCGCCAGCGGCATCATCCATCCGTACTACACGGTGGCCCTGTCGCCGTCGATCGCGGCGCTGGTCGGAATCGGGGTGACCACGCTCTGGCGCACCCGCCGCCTGGAGTTCTCCCGCTGGGCGTTGACCGCCGTCATCGCCGCCGGCGCCTGGTGGACCTTCGAGTTGCTCGGACGGGCCAGTTGGAACCCGTGGCTGCGCTGGATCGTGCTGCTCGCCGGCGCGGTGGCGGTCGCGGGCATCTTCGTCCCGCGCAGCCTGCTGGCCCGTCCGGGGCTGGTGGTGGCTCCGGCGGTGGCCGTCGCGCTGCTGGCCGGTCCACTGGCCTATTCGATTCAGACCGCTTCGACCTCGCATACCGGAGCGATCCCGTCAGCCGGCCCATCGAGCAACACCGGGTTCGGCGGCGGCTTCGGTGGCGGTCGTCCGGGTGGCGGATTCGGCGGTGCAGGCGGTGCTGGGAATGCAGGTGGTACTGGCGGTACAGGCGGTACTGGCTTTGGCGGCCAGAACGGCGGCGCCGCAGGCGGTGGCTTCGGTGGCCGCGGAATTGGTGGCGGCACCGGCGGCGGGATGGGCGGCGGATTGGGTGGTGCGACCACCGTCAGTTCGGCCCTCACCAGTGCGCTGAAGACCAACGCCGCCGACTACAAGTGGGCCGCCGCGACGACCGGCGACAACGAGGCCGCGTCCCTGGAGCTGGCCAGCGGGGAGGCGGTGATGGCCCTCGGTGGCTACAACGGGACCGACCCGGCCATCACATTGAGCGCGTTCAAGCAGTTGGTGGCCACGGGCCAGGTTCACTACTACGTGGCCGACAGCTCCGGCTTCATCGGATCGACCGACAAGTCGACCTCAACCGCCTACGCGATCCAGCAGTGGGTCACCTCGACCTACACGGCGACCACCGTCGGCGGCACCACCGTCTACGACCTCTCGCCGACCAGCTAA
- a CDS encoding cytochrome c biogenesis CcdA family protein: MTNLASGTFVDTINTGPVMVAAGVAALVGLVGFLSPCVLPLVPGYLAYVAGITGADEAHVRRRTIIGTSLFILGFSAVFVAGGLLFGTLGESIQVHKQTLERIFGSITILLGIVFLGGIPFLQREVKIHARPRAGLIGAPLLGITFGLAWTPCLTPTLSAVTSMALSQGSAARGAFLTAAYCVGLGIPFLLVAFGFGWATSALGFVRRHAGVVSRIGGAALILMGILLVTGLWDHWMSVLATYGNTGLGADL; encoded by the coding sequence GTGACGAACCTGGCCAGCGGCACGTTCGTCGACACGATCAACACCGGACCGGTGATGGTCGCGGCCGGAGTCGCCGCGCTCGTCGGGCTGGTCGGTTTCCTGTCACCCTGCGTGCTGCCCCTGGTGCCCGGCTACCTGGCCTACGTCGCCGGGATCACCGGAGCCGATGAGGCGCACGTCCGCCGCCGCACAATCATCGGAACGTCGCTATTCATCCTTGGTTTCAGCGCCGTGTTCGTGGCCGGCGGGCTGCTCTTCGGCACGCTCGGTGAGTCGATCCAGGTACACAAGCAGACCCTCGAGCGCATCTTCGGCTCGATCACCATCCTGCTCGGGATCGTCTTCCTGGGTGGGATTCCCTTCCTGCAGCGCGAGGTGAAGATCCACGCCCGTCCGCGGGCCGGGCTGATCGGCGCGCCGCTACTGGGGATCACCTTCGGTCTGGCCTGGACGCCCTGCCTCACCCCCACCCTGAGCGCGGTGACGTCGATGGCCCTGAGCCAGGGATCGGCGGCCCGCGGTGCCTTCCTCACCGCCGCGTACTGCGTGGGTCTCGGGATCCCCTTTCTGCTGGTGGCCTTCGGCTTCGGTTGGGCCACCTCGGCCCTGGGTTTCGTCCGCCGGCACGCCGGTGTCGTCAGCCGGATCGGCGGGGCTGCCCTTATTCTCATGGGCATTCTGCTGGTCACCGGACTCTGGGATCACTGGATGAGCGTGCTGGCGACCTACGGCAACACCGGGCTCGGAGCTGACCTGTGA
- a CDS encoding NAD(P)/FAD-dependent oxidoreductase: MSTAQPVVGKRHHVVIIGSGFGGLFAAKKLAKSNVDVTLISRTSHHLFQPLLYQVATGILSEGEIAPATREILSKQKNIRVLLGYVTDIDIDKKTVTSTAFGEDRLTDYDSLIVAAGAFTSYFGKDEFSHDAPGLKSIDDALEVRGRIFNAFEMAELEEDPEIRKEWLTFVVVGAGPTGVEMAGQIAELAHRTLKHNFRSIDPKAARVVLVDAMGSVLSTFGSKLSATAASQLGKMGIDVWLNARVVDVDHLGLEIADDHGDHHRIQSRCMVWAAGVRASSLGKTLAEQSGAPIDRSGRIEVQPDLTLPGHPDVYIIGDMMSLKGYPGVAQVAMQGGKYAAQQIDRKVTGKAPKEPFHYFDKGSLATISRFRAVADVGKFRFSGFIAWVLWLVIHLMYLVGFKNRITTLLHWAVSFIGRGRSERTVTHQQVIARRALKQLELPHLSAPPIRNQDATAAGQPAGTALEAPAALDPAELDPALDPFVAPAAGSGGGNADG, from the coding sequence ATGAGCACTGCGCAGCCAGTCGTCGGAAAGCGGCACCACGTCGTCATCATCGGGTCTGGGTTCGGTGGCCTCTTCGCCGCCAAGAAACTGGCCAAGTCCAACGTGGATGTGACGCTGATCAGCCGGACCAGTCACCATCTTTTCCAGCCGTTGCTATACCAAGTAGCCACCGGCATCCTCTCCGAGGGCGAGATTGCCCCGGCCACTCGCGAGATCCTGTCGAAGCAGAAGAACATCCGGGTGCTGCTGGGCTACGTGACCGATATCGATATCGACAAGAAGACGGTGACCTCGACGGCCTTCGGCGAGGATCGGCTCACCGACTACGACAGCCTGATCGTCGCAGCAGGCGCCTTCACCTCCTACTTCGGCAAGGACGAGTTCAGCCACGACGCCCCCGGCCTGAAGAGCATCGACGACGCCCTCGAGGTGCGCGGCCGTATCTTCAACGCCTTCGAGATGGCCGAACTCGAAGAAGACCCCGAGATCCGTAAGGAGTGGCTGACGTTCGTCGTCGTCGGCGCCGGCCCGACCGGCGTGGAGATGGCCGGCCAGATCGCCGAACTCGCTCACCGCACCCTCAAGCACAACTTCCGCAGCATCGATCCGAAAGCGGCCCGGGTAGTCCTGGTCGACGCGATGGGCTCGGTGCTCAGCACCTTCGGCAGCAAGCTCTCGGCCACCGCCGCCTCCCAGCTCGGCAAGATGGGTATCGACGTCTGGCTGAACGCCCGGGTCGTCGACGTCGACCACCTCGGCCTCGAGATCGCCGACGACCACGGTGACCACCACCGCATCCAGAGCCGCTGCATGGTCTGGGCCGCCGGAGTGCGGGCCTCATCGCTCGGCAAGACGCTGGCCGAGCAGTCAGGCGCGCCGATCGACCGCTCCGGGCGCATCGAGGTCCAGCCCGATCTCACCCTGCCGGGCCACCCGGACGTCTACATCATCGGCGACATGATGTCGCTGAAGGGGTATCCGGGCGTGGCCCAGGTGGCGATGCAGGGCGGCAAGTACGCGGCCCAGCAGATCGACCGCAAGGTCACCGGGAAGGCGCCGAAGGAGCCGTTCCACTACTTCGACAAGGGCAGCTTGGCTACCATCTCGCGCTTCCGTGCGGTGGCCGACGTCGGTAAGTTCCGGTTCTCCGGCTTCATCGCGTGGGTGCTCTGGTTGGTGATCCACCTGATGTACCTGGTCGGCTTCAAGAACCGGATCACCACGCTGCTGCACTGGGCGGTCAGCTTCATCGGCCGTGGACGTTCGGAGCGCACCGTAACCCACCAGCAGGTAATCGCGCGGAGAGCATTGAAACAGCTCGAACTCCCGCATCTGAGCGCACCCCCCATTCGCAATCAGGACGCCACCGCCGCCGGTCAGCCGGCAGGCACCGCGCTCGAGGCGCCGGCTGCGCTGGACCCAGCTGAGCTGGACCCGGCGCTGGATCCTTTCGTCGCCCCGGCCGCGGGTTCGGGTGGCGGCAACGCCGATGGCTAA
- a CDS encoding winged helix-turn-helix domain-containing protein encodes MTARERPWLDSPDATLRTYILTLRRYVAEVLESVYPRFEARVVAEAAYLTDLVHRADIDTNLLGLHPDLVIRNGAVRLPSSTVDEERTQCPVILLTPMICSAATFTFNGVGDDDTGGVQMIGFATQALQVTGPSPATPRPDPLATLLGDARARILRALFVPATTTELANDLNYSPSTVSHHLKALTKAGAIENHRSHWFVYYRLTDIGRQLLLLYS; translated from the coding sequence GTGACGGCACGCGAACGTCCTTGGCTGGATTCCCCAGATGCCACCCTGCGCACCTACATATTGACGCTGCGCCGGTACGTGGCGGAGGTTCTTGAGAGCGTGTACCCGCGATTCGAAGCCCGCGTCGTCGCCGAAGCCGCCTACCTCACCGACCTCGTCCATCGAGCCGACATCGACACGAATCTGCTGGGCCTGCACCCAGATCTGGTAATTCGCAACGGTGCCGTGCGGCTCCCATCGTCAACCGTCGACGAGGAACGTACGCAATGCCCGGTCATTCTGCTGACCCCGATGATCTGCTCCGCCGCGACCTTCACCTTCAACGGTGTGGGGGACGATGACACGGGTGGTGTCCAGATGATCGGGTTTGCCACTCAGGCGCTGCAGGTCACCGGCCCCTCGCCGGCAACGCCTAGGCCGGACCCTCTCGCGACCCTGCTCGGCGACGCACGCGCCCGGATCCTGCGGGCACTCTTCGTCCCGGCCACGACCACCGAACTCGCCAACGACCTGAACTACAGCCCAAGCACCGTGTCGCATCATCTCAAAGCGCTCACCAAAGCTGGCGCGATCGAGAACCATCGGAGTCACTGGTTCGTCTACTACCGGCTCACCGACATTGGGCGGCAACTGCTCCTGCTTTACAGCTAG
- a CDS encoding cytochrome c biogenesis protein ResB — protein MNPIRVIRRAWRRLISMRTALILLFLLAVAAVPGSLLPQRPLNPVKVQAYLASHGAWGTFLDRIGMFDVFGTPWFAAIYLLLFISLVGCLIPRIRLHLRNATSRPLKAPKNLDRLPESARLQAALPVEEYAVAARRTLGRRWRVERREEPGGVVTLSAEKGYTRETGNLVFHVALLCALVLIAIGRLFSYESSYLVEQGAGFCNGAFADSSRPGRLAAEGKVTPPPFCVNVTKFDAQYLADGQPSKFLASVTYQPNVNSTQVKATAISVNHPLRLEGDRVYLVGHGFSPSITVTMPDGTVYHRTADFVPTDAATLLSEGAFEVTQKSGTNEVGVEGFFAPTPVETSSGVYTSASPTVKDPMLGIFVYTGTLHPDGLPHSTSSLDKTDLTKTGQANLRIGESTTAKGVKVTFDGWVPWVTLQVSHDPSQTYLLFAAGAMVIGLVGSLSVRRRRIWLRITPAASGSTGSPTVISIGGLARSDAGNFSAEFASLLAKLAQKTGASSGPAGERIPATDGSDLVNATQSDERT, from the coding sequence GTGAACCCGATCCGCGTGATCCGCCGAGCCTGGCGGCGACTGATCAGCATGCGCACCGCGCTGATCCTGCTCTTCCTGCTCGCCGTCGCCGCGGTGCCGGGGTCGTTGCTGCCGCAGCGGCCGCTGAACCCGGTCAAAGTCCAGGCCTACCTGGCCAGCCACGGGGCGTGGGGAACCTTCCTCGACCGTATCGGCATGTTCGACGTCTTCGGCACTCCATGGTTCGCCGCGATCTACCTGCTGCTGTTCATCTCGCTGGTCGGCTGTCTCATCCCGCGAATTCGGCTGCACCTGCGTAACGCGACGAGCCGGCCGTTGAAGGCGCCGAAGAACCTCGACCGCCTCCCCGAGTCGGCCCGGTTGCAGGCCGCGCTGCCGGTTGAGGAGTATGCCGTTGCTGCCCGGCGCACACTTGGCCGCCGCTGGCGGGTGGAGCGTCGCGAGGAGCCGGGCGGTGTCGTCACCCTCTCGGCCGAGAAGGGCTACACCCGCGAGACCGGCAACCTCGTCTTCCACGTCGCCCTGCTCTGCGCGCTGGTGCTGATCGCGATCGGACGCCTCTTCAGCTACGAGAGTTCCTACCTGGTCGAACAGGGTGCCGGGTTCTGCAACGGCGCCTTCGCCGACTCCTCGCGTCCGGGCCGGCTGGCCGCGGAGGGGAAGGTGACGCCGCCGCCGTTCTGCGTCAACGTCACCAAGTTCGACGCGCAGTACCTGGCCGACGGGCAGCCGTCGAAGTTCCTTGCCTCGGTCACCTACCAGCCCAACGTCAACTCGACCCAGGTGAAGGCCACCGCAATCTCGGTGAACCATCCCCTACGGCTGGAGGGCGACCGGGTCTACCTGGTCGGGCACGGCTTCTCACCTTCGATCACGGTGACGATGCCGGACGGGACGGTTTACCACCGCACCGCGGACTTCGTCCCGACCGACGCCGCCACCCTGCTGTCGGAGGGCGCGTTCGAGGTGACCCAGAAGTCGGGCACCAATGAGGTCGGCGTCGAGGGGTTCTTCGCCCCGACGCCGGTCGAGACCTCGTCCGGCGTCTACACCTCGGCGTCGCCGACGGTGAAGGACCCGATGCTCGGCATCTTCGTCTACACAGGCACCCTGCACCCGGACGGGCTGCCGCACTCGACGAGTTCGCTCGACAAGACCGACCTGACCAAGACCGGGCAGGCCAACCTGCGAATCGGTGAATCGACCACGGCCAAGGGCGTCAAGGTGACCTTCGACGGCTGGGTGCCCTGGGTGACGCTGCAGGTCTCCCACGATCCGTCGCAGACCTACCTGCTCTTCGCAGCCGGGGCCATGGTGATCGGCCTGGTCGGCTCGCTGTCGGTGCGCCGGCGCCGGATCTGGCTGCGGATCACCCCCGCAGCGAGCGGATCGACAGGCTCGCCTACCGTTATCTCCATCGGTGGGCTCGCGCGCAGCGACGCGGGCAACTTCTCGGCCGAGTTCGCCAGCCTGCTGGCCAAGCTGGCTCAGAAGACCGGCGCGAGCTCCGGCCCGGCCGGCGAGAGGATTCCTGCCACCGACGGCAGCGACCTGGTTAACGCAACGCAGAGCGACGAGAGGACGTGA
- a CDS encoding histidine phosphatase family protein, with translation MAKAVVHLLRHGEVYNPEKVLYGRLPGFRLSDLGQAQAKLAGAYLAERDVGYLVSSPLERARQTAAPLAAALELPVAIDERLIEADNALQGRRVAGGQNLGSLFGDPRNWRLFVNPLRPSWGEPYQQVALRVLAAARTARDRADGKEAVCVTHQLPVVAARRYAEGLRLAHDPRSRQCSLASVTTLTFMDELIVKVDYAEPAAVLPAGVGAGA, from the coding sequence ATGGCTAAGGCGGTCGTTCACCTGCTTCGCCACGGCGAGGTCTACAACCCGGAGAAGGTCCTCTACGGGCGGCTGCCGGGTTTCCGACTCTCCGACCTCGGGCAGGCGCAGGCCAAGCTAGCCGGGGCGTATCTGGCCGAACGGGACGTCGGCTACCTAGTCTCCTCACCGCTGGAGCGGGCCCGGCAGACGGCCGCTCCGCTGGCTGCGGCCCTGGAGCTGCCGGTGGCCATCGACGAGCGTCTCATCGAGGCCGACAACGCCCTGCAAGGTCGCCGGGTCGCCGGTGGTCAGAACCTCGGTTCGCTCTTCGGTGACCCCCGTAACTGGCGCCTCTTCGTGAATCCGCTCCGCCCGTCCTGGGGTGAGCCGTACCAGCAGGTGGCGCTGCGGGTCCTCGCCGCGGCCCGGACCGCTCGCGATCGTGCCGACGGCAAGGAGGCCGTCTGCGTGACTCACCAGCTGCCCGTGGTCGCCGCCCGCCGTTATGCCGAGGGGCTGCGGCTGGCCCACGACCCGCGGTCTCGGCAGTGCTCGCTGGCCTCGGTGACGACGTTGACCTTCATGGACGAGCTCATCGTGAAGGTCGACTACGCCGAACCGGCCGCGGTTCTCCCGGCCGGCGTCGGGGCCGGCGCCTAG
- a CDS encoding helix-turn-helix transcriptional regulator — MPTLLSTIQFANKPGLEKFLWPDADTAGMQSLHEQIEQLAINGDFDGEFGPQLVGFATRNLAVRGRSTSDTVDPDALALLVGDVRAKILRRAITPSTTTELANDLGYSPSTISHHLKALTNAEAVESHRSQWFVYYRLTDVGWQLLSLYT, encoded by the coding sequence ATGCCGACGTTGCTTTCAACCATTCAGTTTGCCAACAAGCCGGGGCTTGAAAAGTTTCTTTGGCCTGACGCCGATACCGCCGGAATGCAATCACTGCACGAGCAAATCGAGCAATTGGCGATCAACGGAGATTTCGACGGCGAGTTCGGTCCTCAACTGGTCGGGTTCGCGACCCGAAACCTTGCGGTGCGAGGCCGCTCGACCTCGGACACAGTCGATCCTGACGCCCTTGCGCTACTCGTTGGAGATGTCCGGGCAAAGATTCTTCGCAGGGCAATTACCCCTTCGACTACAACCGAACTGGCGAACGATCTGGGCTACAGCCCGAGCACGATCTCCCACCATCTCAAGGCATTGACGAACGCCGAAGCTGTCGAGAGCCATCGCAGTCAATGGTTCGTGTACTACCGCCTCACCGACGTCGGCTGGCAGCTCTTGAGCCTGTACACCTGA
- a CDS encoding TlpA disulfide reductase family protein gives MPSRRLLALAAVLVTALTLAGCTGKDAVADSSTKGYQFVGVTSKGQVIPEKDRKPVGAVSAKLLDGSAFNLASTDGKVTLINFYASWCVPCQSETPQLANLYKELAPSGVAFVGVATKEASTSTATEFAKDEGVTYPVVYDQSAKVPLQMGHIPVLALPMTVLLDKQHRVAAVYAVRVLPADLKPTLTALQAES, from the coding sequence GTGCCTTCCCGCCGTCTGCTCGCCCTAGCCGCTGTCCTGGTGACCGCGCTCACGCTGGCCGGCTGCACCGGGAAGGACGCGGTGGCCGACTCTTCGACCAAGGGCTACCAGTTCGTCGGCGTCACCAGCAAGGGTCAGGTCATCCCGGAGAAGGACCGTAAGCCGGTCGGCGCGGTCTCGGCCAAGCTGCTCGACGGCTCCGCCTTCAACCTGGCCAGCACCGACGGCAAGGTCACCCTCATCAACTTCTACGCTTCCTGGTGCGTCCCGTGTCAGAGTGAGACCCCGCAGCTGGCGAACCTCTACAAAGAGCTGGCGCCCAGCGGTGTCGCCTTCGTCGGGGTGGCCACCAAGGAGGCCTCGACCTCGACCGCGACGGAGTTCGCCAAGGACGAGGGCGTCACCTACCCCGTCGTCTACGACCAGTCGGCCAAGGTGCCGCTGCAGATGGGGCACATCCCGGTCCTTGCCCTGCCCATGACCGTGCTGCTGGACAAGCAGCACCGGGTCGCCGCCGTGTACGCCGTCCGCGTGCTCCCGGCCGACCTGAAGCCGACACTGACCGCATTGCAAGCCGAGTCGTGA